A window of Haloarcula marismortui ATCC 43049 genomic DNA:
TAGACTGTCCGGCCGTCGTCAGTTATCCGTTCGCGGCCGAGTTCGTCAGCATCGGTGTAGAGGTTCTCGACGTAGGTCCGTCCAGCGATATCGACTTCACCCGTGCCGGCGCGTTCGAAGCCGCGGTCCTCGTAGAAGCTGTTGCCTTCGACGTTGTCGGCCAGCACGCGTCCCTGAAGCGTCTCGGCACCGCAGTCATGGAGTTCTCCGTGGGTCTCGTCAAACAACGCTGACCCGACCCCCTCGCCGCGGTATGCCGGGTCAACGTGCAGCCAGAGAATCGTCCCGATACTATCACCTGACAGGACACTCTCTGAGAGACCGACCACCTGCCCGTCCTGCTCGCCGACGAGAAGCAACCGATTACTCTCTTCACTGAGTATTTCGTTAATACGCGCTTCGTCGTACCACTCCTCGATAGCGCTTGTAATCGCCTTCGGTCCCAGCGAGTACGACGCCTCGAGCGAGCGACGCGCCACGTCACGGATAGCCGGCCGGTCCGACAGCACTGCCTCCCTGATTTCCATATGCCACTAGTTGGCACGGAACATCATAAATCTACAGTTCGGTGTCAGAATTTGGGACACTCGTTGAGCTATTCATGTGCGGACGTACGATTTGTGGCCTCGACTGGGACGTGTCTGCTCGCTACCCACTGCTATCGTTGCTCCCCTATAGAAGTGCAGTCGCTGTTCAGACTCTGTCACAGCATACTTCGGACGGATTCGAACCGCGAGGACTCGAATCCTCTCGTCCTCTGGGCTCGAACCGCTGAGATATTTCGCGCTCACGAACTTGTTGGCGCGAAAATAGTCCCGGGCGGATTCGAACCGCCGTCAAGGGCTCCAAAGGCCCTTATGATTGGCCACTACACCACGGGACTGCACTCACTCTGTTCGCTTGACCCGTGAGAGTCGCAATTCCGAAGGAATTGCTCACCACCACGGGACTGCACTCGCTGTATTCGGAATAATCGACGGAACGCACTTGAACGCTTCGAGAGCGGGCGGTCAGTCGCTGGTGACTTCGGCCTCGACTTCGAGCAGGCCACAGACATCTCCTTCGGAGTCGAAACAGTCGGGACACTGTGGTTTGCGATTGATGATAGTGTCGAGGCGATCAGCGACTGTTTCGTCGATGACGCCCTCCAGTTGCTTTGCCTCGGCCCGAAACTCCTCGACCTCGAGCACTTCGATGAGGAACCGCTCGATAATACAGTAGTTCTGGAGTGCCTCGCGAGCCTGTGCGATGCCGTCGTCAGTGAGGTCGACGCCTTTGTACTTCTCGTGGTTCAGCAGTCCTCGGCTTTCGAGCTTCCCGATCATCTCGTTTGCGCTCGCCGGGCTGACATCGAGCATATCGGCCACGTCACCGGTAGATGCCGGACCGTCCTCTTGCTGTTGCGTGAGATAGATCGCTTTCAGATACTGGGCCTGCGTGTTCATTGATAGTCCTCCATCAGGTCGGTTACGTCTTCCACGCCCTCCGCCTCGTCCTCACGGATGTCCGATAGCACGGCAAGCAACCGCTCGCGGTCGATTGTGAATGTCACGTCCGACGCTTCGATCGCTTCGATGAGGTCGTCGTAGAACTTGTACGCCGTCTCCTCGTTACAGAGCTGGTCGTACAGCACGCCATCGAAGTCTTTGTCGGCTTCGTACTGGGCTTCGACCAGCATCTCGATTTCTTCGAACGGGACGGTGTCCGCTTCGAGGTCGTCGATGAGCGACTCCAGTTGCCGGCGGTGCTCAGCAGACTCTGTCTCGGCGTGCTCAAGGAGGTCAAGGACCGCCTGCTCGTGCTCTCCGCTCGTTTCTTCGGCGTGCTTGGCCGACCGTGCCTCGACGACCTCTTCGAGGACGATGCCGATCTGTAGCAGCCGGGCGAGCTGATGGTCGGACGCCACCGGCTGTGTAAGACTCACGGTAACACCCCCACTCGGCGCTGTGCTGCAGTCATACACGTAGTTCGGGGAGGGCCGGACTTAAGCGGTTCCCTGTCGCCGCCCTAGCGGCGGCGTCACGTTCCTGTTGGACCCGTGTGACTGTGTCTGGCTTCGCGGCGACAAGCTCCCCACTGGGACTGAGACTGTCGGCTATCACTGCGACACGATACACCCCGTGATGGCAAGCGCCTTGCAGGGCGGACAGCCGACAGTATGAAACGACCCGACGGCTCCGACGTATCGTGATTGCTGTGCCTGCGTCCCGAGACGACCGCCCGACGTACTGCGGTCGATACCGTACAGAGGTCACTATCAGTCGCCTTCGGTCCCCGCCGCCGGTACCGCCTGCCAAGACACGTCCCGCCCCGGATAGGCGACCCGCCCGAACGGCCACTCGGTCGCAACCCACTCCCTGCAGGCCGTCTCGATCTCGTCGGCAAGGCCACGCTCGACTGCGGCCGCCGCCGTCCAGTAATATACCGCAGCGTCGTACCCCTCTATCCGTGTCGGCTGGACGTACAGACACCCCAGTTCGGTTGTCTCGGCGGGGTCGAATACACCGTATGTGAACGCGTCACGCCGCTGGTGTTCCCTATAGTGCCAGCACACGTCGATCCGGTTCTGCTCGGGGGTCAGTCCCGTCGGCCACTCGTCGTCGGGTCCGAAGATCCCGTGGAGGCGGTCACCGCTCTCGGTCACGGCCTCGTAATCTATTTCCGCGTCGGTGGGCGTCAGCGGCCGGAGCAGGAATTCGTTGGCCGACAGTCGGTCTGGAACGGGTTCGGACGGCCCGAGCAGGTCCGGCGTCTCGAAGGGCATACCCCCGAAACACACGATACGGACATTGTTGTTGCGATTGGCTGTGGCCGTCGTGTCGGTCTTCGACCTCAGCCTGTGGAAGTGCGGATTCGAGGAACTCAGCGACTTCTTCGGTCTTGTCCGGTTTGACCCTGATGGACGGTGAGACGCTTCACAGCGGCTGTCTGGTGAAAACGAGCCGGTAGCAAGAAGCAGTAGACGGGAAAGGCTGCGGACGGGGGCGGTTACTGCCTGAGCCGCTCGTAGATCAGCTGGTCGAGGTCCTCGCGGAGTTCGTCCACCTCGACCTCCTCCAGCACTGGCACGAAGAAGCCCTCGACGAGCATGTTCTTCGCGCTCTCGGGGTCGACACCGCGGGAGGTCATGTAGAACATGTCCTCTGCGTCGACCTGCCCGACCGTCGCAGAGTGGGAGGCCTCGGTGTCGTGGTTGTTGATGATGAGCTTCGGCGACGCGTCGGCCTCGGAGTCGTCGGAGAGCATGAGCGTGTTCTCACGCTGGTACGACGACGTGTCCCAGGCCTCGCGGCCGACGTCCTGAACGCCTTCGTACACCGAGCGGGCGTCGTCGTCGAGGACGCCACGGGTGACGAGGTCGGCGATGGTGTGTTCGGCCTCGTGCCAGACACGCGACGCGATGTCGAAGTGCTGGTCCTCGTGGCCGAAGAACGCACCCAGAATCTGTGACTCGGAGGAGTCACCCAGCAGTCGGGTTTCGACGTTGGACTTGGTCAGGCGGGAGCCGATGTTGCCGTCGATCCAGTTGACCGTGGCGTAAGTGTCGGCGTGGCCGCGCTTGACCTGGAAGTTGTAGGTCTCCTCCGAGAGGTTCTGGAGCGCGCCGTACTGGACGTAGGCGTTCTCTTCGGCGACGACCTCGACGATGCCGGAGTAGTACTGGTCAGCGTCGGTCGTCTCGCCCGTCTGCTGGCGCTCCAGAATCGTGACCGAGGAGGACTCCTCGGCGAGGACGAGCGTGTAGTTGAACAGCGACTGGCTGTTCATCGTCGTCCGGATCTTCACGTCCTCGGCGTCGACGCCCTCGGGGACGTAGACGACCGTTCCGGCAGAGAACAGGGCCGTCGACAGCGCAGTGAGGTAGTCCCGCTGCGGGTCAACGGTACTGCCGAAGTGCTCCTTGACGAGGTCCTCGTGGTCCGCAAGCGCTTCGCTCCAAGAGAGGACCTCGACGCCCTCCGCATCGACGCGGTCCTTGTCCTGTGCGTAGTCGAGCGGGTCGACCAGCGACTCGTATTCGAGCGCGTCGAGGTTCGTCCAGGTGCGACCCGGCGTCCGGATGACGTCCGGCATGTCGAGCTCTTCGAGCGCCGCGAGCGCGTCCTTTCGCGTCTCCAGTAGCCACTCGGGCTCGCCGAGGTCGTCTGAAATCTGTTCTACCTGCGCCTCTGTGAGATTGGCGTGTACCTGCGTACTCATGGTTATCCGAGCGACCCCTCCATCTCAAGCTCAATGAGGCGGTTCAGCTCAACGGCGTACTCAATCGGCAGTTCCTCCGTAATCGGCTCGATGAAGCCAGCGACGATCATCTGCTTGGCGTCGTCGTCGTCCAGTCCGCGGGACTGGAGGTAGAAGACGTCCTCGTCGCCGATCTTGCCGACAGTCGCCTCGTGGGCAACGTCGACCTTGGACTCCTGAATCTCCATGTACGGCATCGTGTCCGACGTCGACTCGTTGTCGAACATCAGGGCGTCACACTCGACAGAAGTCGAGGAGTCCTCGGCTCCGTCAGCGATGTGGACGAGGCCACGGTAGTTCGTGCGGCCGCCGTCCTTGCTGATGGACTTGGATTCGATGGTGGACTTCGTTTCGGGGGCGTTATGATAGACCTTCGCGCCCGTGTCGATGTCCTGCCCCTCGCCGGCGAAGGCGATGGTGATGTGGTTGTCCGTCGCGCCCGGCCCCTTGAGAACGGTCGAGGGGTACAGCATCGTGGCCTTCGAGCCCATCGATCCTGAAACCCACTCCATCGTGCCGTCGGCCTCGCAGATGGCGCGCTTGGTGTTGAGGTTGTACGTGTTCTTCGACCAGTTCTGGACGGTCGAGTACTGGACGTGAGCGTTCTCCTTGACGAACACTTCGACGCCGCCGGAGTGGAGATTGAACTCGGAGTACTTCGGGGCGGAACAGCCCTCGATGTAGTGGACTTCGGAGTTCTCCTCGGCGATGATGAGCGTGTGCTCGAACTGGCCCATGCCGTCGGAGTTCATGCGGAAGTACGCCTGGACTGGCATGTCGACCGTAGTGTCCTCGGGGACGTAAACGAACGACCCGCCAGACCAGATAGCGCCGTGTAGCGCCGCGAACTTGTTGTCGCTCGGCGGCACGGCCTTGGTCATGAAGTACTCCTTGAGGATGTCTTCGTGTTCTTGGACAGCCTTGTCCATGTCACAGAAGATGACACCCTTGTCTTCCCAGCGCTCCTGCATGTTCTGGTAGACAATCTCGGACTCGTACTGCGCGCCAACGCCCGAGAGGGCGTTCTTCTCGGCTTCCGGGATGCCGAGCTTGTCGAAGGTGTCCTGAATCTCCTCGGGGAGGTCGTTCCAGTCGTCGACCCCGCCGCGGGTCTCGATGTCGGGACGGATGTACGGGACGATCTCGTCGACGTCGACCTCGGAGAGGTCGGGTGCGCCCGGCCAGCCGTCCGGCATCGGCATTTCGTGGAATTGCTCGAGTGCGCGAAGGCGGCGTTCGAGCATCCATTCCGGCTCGTCCTTGTCTTCGGAGATGACCCGGATGGTCTCCTCCGTGAGGCCCTTCTCGGCTTCGAAGGCGGACTTCTCCTCTTTCTTGAACTCGAAGCGCTTCTCCGTGTCGGTTTCCTTGAGGTGGTCTTGATCTGAACTCATAGTGTGTGTTATGTTATCGCTGTATACGGAAGGGCGTTACGCGGCCTCGTAGGCTTCCTCTCGGACCCAGTCATACCCTTCGTCCTCGAGCTTTTCGGCGAGTTCAGCGCCACCGGAGGTGGCGATCTGGCCGTCAAGCATCACGTGGACGTGGTCGGGTTCGACGTAGTCGAGGATGCGCTGGTAGTGCGTGATCTGAAGGATACCCGCGCCCTGCTCGTCACGGAGCGCGTTGATGCCGTTAGAGACATCCTGCAGTCGGTCGATGTCCAGCCCGGAGTCGATCTCGTCGAGCACGGCAACTGAGGGCTCGAGGATCGCGGCCTGGAGGACTTCGTTTTGCTTCTTCTCGCCGCCGGAGAAGCCAGCGTTGAGATACCGGGACGCGAACTTCTCGTCCATGTCCAGTTGCTCCATCTTTTCCTGGAGGATTTCCTGGAACTCGGCGACGCCGATTTCGCCTTCTTCGACGTTGCCCTCCATCGGGGAGGTGTCGTAGCCGGCGGCGTCCTCGTTGGTGTCGCCGCCCTCTGTCTCGGCTTCTTCTTCCTCGTCGTCCTCGAAGAGTTCCTCGCGCTCTTCGAGCTTGGCGTTGAGCGCGGTGCGGAGGAAGTTCACCATCGTGACACCCTCGATCTCGGCCGGGTACTGGAAGCCGAGGAAGATGCCGAGCGCGGCGCGCTCGTTCGGTTCGAGGTCGAGCAGGTTCCAGGTGCGGAGGTCCTCCGGGATCTCCTCGTCACCGAACTCGTCCTCTTCGAGGTGGATGAGTACTTCCCCGTCAGTTACTTCGTAGGCGGGATGGCCGGCAATTATCTTCGCCGTTGTGGACTTACCCGAGCCGTTGGGACCCATCAGCGCGTGGATCTCACCGGACTCGACTTCGAGGTCGACACCGCGAAGAATCGTTTCACCGTCCTCTTCTGCGACTTCTGCGTGGAGATTGTTGATTTCGAGTTTCGCCATAGGTATCTCTTAGGTCAACCGAAAGAAGGTACGTTTCACCCATGAAGCTTTCGCATTGCCGTGAACTCAAATTCAGTATATAGAAATAATATTTCCCACAGCAGTAAGCGCCCGCCTTCTGTTGGTTACATGAAACTCCCGAGTCCTGTCTGTTCCTGCCCGGATTTGACCTCTTCCCAGGAGATGTCCATTGCCTCCAGAATGCGGGCAATCGGCCCTTTCAGCGTCTTATCGAGCATCTTGTCCCAGTCGATCTCGAACTCCTCGGGGATCTGGTCTGCGTACTCGAAACAGATTACGTCAGGGTCCCGCCGGAACTCGCCGTACAGCGGGTCCCGCTGGGGGTCCAGTCCTTCTTCCTCCTCGATACGCTGGAAGAAGTCCGAGTGGACCCGGTCGAGATACAGTCGCTTGGGCTTGGACCCGCTCTGGAAGTTCGTTCCCAGAAGCATGTTGGCGTACTTCGCGCCCCGGACCTGCGCAGTGTCGGTGTCGTAGTTGTCGAGTTTCTTCCCGATGCCACCGGGAATACCTACGTCGTCGTAGTTGACGTTGCCGTCCTGATAGTCCTCGATGACATCGCTGACGTACTGCTTGATGGACTCTGCGTCCTCTCCGCGGACGATGCGGTCGATGACCTCCTTCTGGACCCGCTTGGTGATGGGCGCGATATCGGACCGCTGGTATTCGAACCCGGTGATATCGATGTCGTCGACGTGCTTGCCCTCTTTCCAGACGATGTTGCCCGCGTAGCGCTTCTTTTTGCCCGCCTGGAAGAACCGGCGGTAGAGCTTCTCGAACTCGATTTCGAAGCGGTGGAACTGGGCGTTAAGCCGCTCCATCGCGAACTCGTCGTAGGAGGCGTTAATCGTCTCCTCCAGTTCGAACCCTTTCTGGATGGTCGTCGCGATGAGTTCGAGCTCGTCGTCGTCCATCTCGGGGTGTTTCTCGCGCATCTCGTCGGTGATTTCGACGTCGCCTTCGACGTCGTCTGGACCGACATTGCCAAGTTGTAGCATGACGGAGTCGGTGTCCCCGTAGACGACCTCGTACCCCTCGTTTGCGACGACTTCGTCGGTGTAGTCGATGACCTCGCGACCGGTGGCGGTGACCGCTGCGCCCATCTCCTTGTCGTAGAGACGGAACCGGTCCCACCCCAGAACGCCGTATAACGACTGACCGACGAACTGGAATTTCCCGTTGCGGCCGGCCATGAGCGTGTGGTTGTCCGCAACGGTGACACAGTAGACACCGTCGTCGGCCGTACTCCGTGACCCGCTGCGATGCATCCGGAGCGTGTTCTTGTTGTCTTCCGTGACGTAGATTCGCCAGGAGCCGCTGTCACGGTTGTAGTTCGCAGTCAGTCCGAGATGCGCACAGAGCCGGAGCACGTCGTCGCGGAGTTGGTCACTGGAGGTGGTGTACCGCCAGGAGTTCTTCTGTCGGTCTCCGTCACCGGCGATAAGCGTGTCGAGGAAGCGCCGCTTCTGTCGGTGGCTCAGGTCGAAGACGAACTCGGGAATCCGCTTCTCGAAACTGTCCTCGCCGCAGATGTTACAGAGCAGGTCGCCCAGCAGCGCCGACGTGAACTGGTAACTCCGGTCGTCGACGTAGTAGTCGAACCCCAGTCGGTCGAGGAGGTCACCAATTGCCGCGTGGTCGGACTCGCCGCCGTCCGCGATGGCTTGCTGAGCGATTTTGACCGTGGTCGATGCCCCGCGGGTCTTCTCCCCGAACTGTTTCGTCTCGGAGGTGTAGACGTTCCCTTCGGTGATGTACCACGCGAGCAGTTCGAGGAAGTCGTCGCCGTCGAAGGTTCGCGGTATCCACTTCCGGCCCGATTCGGCGTGGATATACGTCCGTTCGGCGACGGATTCGATATACTCGCGGTTGGCCTCGAACTCCTTGGGGCCGAAGACGTACCCTTCCTCGCCGATATCGTTTTTCAACACTGTGTCCGGATAGTGGCCAATCTCGGCGGCGAACGTGTGGCCGTGGACCGACGGCCGGACCCACACCTCGTAGTCGTCGACGTACTCGGTCAGATCCACCGTGTCCAGCGGGTCGCCGTCCGGTCCGTCCCAGTCGTGGGGGAGTTCGTAGTTCGTGGCATCGTCGAGGTCACCAGCTTCGACGAAACTGTACCCGTCTTCAGTGATTCCGTTGGTCTCGTTCTTTCGGACGAGCATCCGGTGGTTCGGCGTCACACGGAAGTCCATCTTGCTCGTCTCTATATCCACGAGGTCGCCGCGGTAGTCCGGATACGACTGTGTCTCGACCACCGGTTTGACCTCCATCTCCTCCGTCTCGGGGTCCAGCGAATACACCTCGTCGCCGATATCAAGGTCGCGAATGTTCTGAACGCCTTCCGGTGTCAGCACGTCGGTATCCGGCGTGAAGCAGTTCATGATAACCTTGACGGCGGCCTGCTGCCTGTCAAAGCGCTCGTACTCGGGGTTGTCCGGGTCGAAGCTGTTTCGCTCGGCTTTCTTTTCCTCGCGTTCTGACAGGAGTTCGTCGACCATCTCCCGGATGACGCCGTCCGGTTCCTTCCGGAAGTGGGTACCGTTGGGGGCGCGGTAGGTATCGCCGTCGTAGGTCTCCGGGTCAACCTTCGTCTCTGGGCTGGCGTTGGTCGTCACCATGCACATCGGGTACAGCGACTTCAGGTCCAGCACGGTGACGTTCTCGCGGACGCCCGTAATAGGGTCAAACACTGCGCCGCCCTCGTAGTCCTCGCTCTCCTGTTGCCCTTTCGAGGGGAGCGCGAACTCGCCATGGAGCTTGTGGAGAACGTACATGTCCACTGCGTCGCCGGGCGTCGTCGCGTCCTCCAGTTTGCAGCCGACGAAGGTGCGGACCTCATCCCAGAAGTCGATGATGTCCTGTTCGCGGTCGAGTTCGACACAGAGCTCCACGTCCCGGAGGTTGTACTCCAGCAACTGCTCGGGGTCCTGCTCCCAGAGGTCACCGATGTCGCCAGTGTAGCGTTCCTTGCCGACGCCGAGTTCCTGCTCGCCGACGGCGTCAAGCCGGTAGGATTCGAGTTCAGTGAACTGCGTTCGCTTGTAGGCATAGAGGAGGTCGAAGACGACACGGCCTTTGATATCGGGGCCACCCCAGCCCGAACGCCAGACCTCGTCGACCCGCGAGAGTCGGTCGATCTGGAGATCGAAGTCGTGGTTGTAACTCTGGAGTTCCTCCAGACGGTCAAGGAAGTACGGCGCGTCGAAGTCGTCGAAATTCCAGCCAGTCAGCACGTCTGGGTCGGTGTCGACGATGTAGTCGACGAACGCCTCCAGCATGGCCTCCTCCTCGTCGAAGACGCGCACGTCGGCCTCGAAGTCCTCCCGAATCGGGTCGTAGCCGGCCAGCGCCTCGGGGCCGTCGATGCCGTCGGGGGACTCGTACAGCCAGACGACGTACTCGTCGCGGTAGGAGTCGTGGGAGGTGAGACAAATGATCGGTTCCTCGCCGTCCTCGGGGAACCCCTGTCTGTCGTCGACCTCGATGTCGAAGGTGTTGACCCGCGGGTCAGCGTGAGCTTCAACCGGCGTTATTTCCTCGTGATGGACCTTCAGACTCCCGTCGTCGAGTTCGCGGGCGGGGACGCGAACGCCACTCGTGATGTCCTTGTCGATGAGCAGGCGGTTGGGAAAGAGGATGTCCGCCTCGTAGTGGTCGAAGTCGTCACGGATCTGTCCCACATCGCGTGGCGTCTGGCCGAATATCTTCGTCAGACGCTCGCCTCGAATCGATTCGTAGGGGTCGCCGTCCGCGTCGGCTTCTTCCCAGCCGGCGATGCTGTCGTACTGGCGGAGTCCGTCCTCGGTGACGCTGTCAGTCGGTGCGTAGAAGTAGGGCTGGAAGTCGAAGACCCGCGCATGGACCGACTCATTGTCGTCAGTGCGCCCGAAAACGTGGACGACCGGTGACTCATCATCGCCCTGCCCCTCGATGGTGTAGTCGACCTGCGTGACGACGAACTCGACGGTCTCCTCGACCGGCGGGAACTGGCGCTCGTCGAGGTCGACGACGCTCGTGTCACCGTCGTCGCTCCCACCGTTGCCCGCGATGGCCGCCGCTTCGTCGGCGACCGGGCGGTCGTCTGTGCCCGCGTCTGCGTCCTGCCCGAAGTCCCCCAGCGTGCCCTGGGTCCCGTCACTCATTCTTGGCCTTGTTTCGAGATGCCGCATAAAAACACCGGCGGTCGACGGGGTATTGCCACAGGCAGAAAGTATATGCCATCGAGTAACATACCCAAGTTTGACGGCCAATGTCGCACCACGCATCCCCCCACGGCGAGGCGGATAGGTCCGAAGAACTGCGGTCGGAGCCGGCGCTCCCGGACGCCATCCAGACGACCGAGACCTACGAGACCGAGGAGGGGACAGTGTTTTACGATGCAGAGAACCCTCTCGCGTGGCTACAGACTGATACGGCACTCACCTTACAGGAGATTGCATAAGCCCGTTTTCAGGGGTTACGCAACTTGCCGCTTTGTATAGCCCCACGCAGTAGGGTATGCTCTTGCCTGCTGGCGGTTCGAGTGTATAGTAGGTGCCAATACACCTAGTTCTTTCGACCGTTCAAGGCCACAAACCCGATTAGACGCGTCGCACGCGGGATAAGACGCCAATTCCTCAATGAGTGTATCGCTCTACCCTATGGAGAGAGATACGGAACAGCAATATTTGCCGCTTTTCTACAGTCGTGCGACTGAAGCAGTCGCCCTAAAGAGTGCGAATTCGATGATTCGTACAAAGTCGTAGCAGTTCTGATGGGGATAAGTGGTTCCTACGTCGGTATCATCACCGCTACTTCGTGCGAAGACGTAGTATTCGCACTCAATGGTGCGGAGTTATCCGCACAACAGCGACCGCTGCGGGAGAGCCAAAGGGGACAACACTGCTACCCCTGCCTAAGCTTGCTTAGGCCGTGGGTACGCACGGTGTGAACCGTGCAACCCTACCCGTCGTAATTAGGTTGGGAAGGTAACATCTTTTTTATCGGGGTGCGGGGTGCATAAATGGCCACTCTGCATCAGTTCGCTATCACAGATGTAACGGAATCTTCGATTCCTTACGGCGCATATATAGCAAAATCAATAATATGATTTAAACTTAATTTTTTCTATCAGATAGAAAATAATCCAATATACTGCCTTTTTAAATCCCTTTTTATACCATGCGCTCAGAAACAGTAGTGAAGCGGTGAGATTCCGTTTCAACTTCAAGCTTGCTGCTACCTGTGGAAGTTTGAAGTCGTTGTCCATGTGGCGGGTTAGTCACCCGCCTGCTGCTGTCTGTTTCTATCGTGGCTACTATTTTCAGCCACAACCTATCACTACCGCTGATAGATTCGTCTACATAAAATCAGATAACCCGTTTTGATTCTCAAAATCATCTAACCGCTTTTGTTCCTTATCAATAATCTTCGAGTAACCACTCTTTTTCCTCTCTATAGACACATCAAGTTCCTTCGCAGCATGCCGAACAGATTGGCGGCTTATATTAAATAACTGACCTATTTCAGCTAAGCTAAGATGTAATTCGTTATGTAGGTAACCTAACAC
This region includes:
- a CDS encoding DUF7331 family protein, yielding MSHHASPHGEADRSEELRSEPALPDAIQTTETYETEEGTVFYDAENPLAWLQTDTALTLQEIA
- a CDS encoding MarR family transcriptional regulator, coding for MSHPYDISVDNEKVSRILAEKQKPWWDARVLGYLHNELHLSLAEIGQLFNISRQSVRHAAKELDVSIERKKSGYSKIIDKEQKRLDDFENQNGLSDFM
- a CDS encoding metal-dependent transcriptional regulator, giving the protein MNTQAQYLKAIYLTQQQEDGPASTGDVADMLDVSPASANEMIGKLESRGLLNHEKYKGVDLTDDGIAQAREALQNYCIIERFLIEVLEVEEFRAEAKQLEGVIDETVADRLDTIINRKPQCPDCFDSEGDVCGLLEVEAEVTSD
- the sufD gene encoding Fe-S cluster assembly protein SufD yields the protein MSTQVHANLTEAQVEQISDDLGEPEWLLETRKDALAALEELDMPDVIRTPGRTWTNLDALEYESLVDPLDYAQDKDRVDAEGVEVLSWSEALADHEDLVKEHFGSTVDPQRDYLTALSTALFSAGTVVYVPEGVDAEDVKIRTTMNSQSLFNYTLVLAEESSSVTILERQQTGETTDADQYYSGIVEVVAEENAYVQYGALQNLSEETYNFQVKRGHADTYATVNWIDGNIGSRLTKSNVETRLLGDSSESQILGAFFGHEDQHFDIASRVWHEAEHTIADLVTRGVLDDDARSVYEGVQDVGREAWDTSSYQRENTLMLSDDSEADASPKLIINNHDTEASHSATVGQVDAEDMFYMTSRGVDPESAKNMLVEGFFVPVLEEVEVDELREDLDQLIYERLRQ
- a CDS encoding DNA polymerase domain-containing protein, which gives rise to MSDGTQGTLGDFGQDADAGTDDRPVADEAAAIAGNGGSDDGDTSVVDLDERQFPPVEETVEFVVTQVDYTIEGQGDDESPVVHVFGRTDDNESVHARVFDFQPYFYAPTDSVTEDGLRQYDSIAGWEEADADGDPYESIRGERLTKIFGQTPRDVGQIRDDFDHYEADILFPNRLLIDKDITSGVRVPARELDDGSLKVHHEEITPVEAHADPRVNTFDIEVDDRQGFPEDGEEPIICLTSHDSYRDEYVVWLYESPDGIDGPEALAGYDPIREDFEADVRVFDEEEAMLEAFVDYIVDTDPDVLTGWNFDDFDAPYFLDRLEELQSYNHDFDLQIDRLSRVDEVWRSGWGGPDIKGRVVFDLLYAYKRTQFTELESYRLDAVGEQELGVGKERYTGDIGDLWEQDPEQLLEYNLRDVELCVELDREQDIIDFWDEVRTFVGCKLEDATTPGDAVDMYVLHKLHGEFALPSKGQQESEDYEGGAVFDPITGVRENVTVLDLKSLYPMCMVTTNASPETKVDPETYDGDTYRAPNGTHFRKEPDGVIREMVDELLSEREEKKAERNSFDPDNPEYERFDRQQAAVKVIMNCFTPDTDVLTPEGVQNIRDLDIGDEVYSLDPETEEMEVKPVVETQSYPDYRGDLVDIETSKMDFRVTPNHRMLVRKNETNGITEDGYSFVEAGDLDDATNYELPHDWDGPDGDPLDTVDLTEYVDDYEVWVRPSVHGHTFAAEIGHYPDTVLKNDIGEEGYVFGPKEFEANREYIESVAERTYIHAESGRKWIPRTFDGDDFLELLAWYITEGNVYTSETKQFGEKTRGASTTVKIAQQAIADGGESDHAAIGDLLDRLGFDYYVDDRSYQFTSALLGDLLCNICGEDSFEKRIPEFVFDLSHRQKRRFLDTLIAGDGDRQKNSWRYTTSSDQLRDDVLRLCAHLGLTANYNRDSGSWRIYVTEDNKNTLRMHRSGSRSTADDGVYCVTVADNHTLMAGRNGKFQFVGQSLYGVLGWDRFRLYDKEMGAAVTATGREVIDYTDEVVANEGYEVVYGDTDSVMLQLGNVGPDDVEGDVEITDEMREKHPEMDDDELELIATTIQKGFELEETINASYDEFAMERLNAQFHRFEIEFEKLYRRFFQAGKKKRYAGNIVWKEGKHVDDIDITGFEYQRSDIAPITKRVQKEVIDRIVRGEDAESIKQYVSDVIEDYQDGNVNYDDVGIPGGIGKKLDNYDTDTAQVRGAKYANMLLGTNFQSGSKPKRLYLDRVHSDFFQRIEEEEGLDPQRDPLYGEFRRDPDVICFEYADQIPEEFEIDWDKMLDKTLKGPIARILEAMDISWEEVKSGQEQTGLGSFM
- the sufB gene encoding Fe-S cluster assembly protein SufB, with the translated sequence MSSDQDHLKETDTEKRFEFKKEEKSAFEAEKGLTEETIRVISEDKDEPEWMLERRLRALEQFHEMPMPDGWPGAPDLSEVDVDEIVPYIRPDIETRGGVDDWNDLPEEIQDTFDKLGIPEAEKNALSGVGAQYESEIVYQNMQERWEDKGVIFCDMDKAVQEHEDILKEYFMTKAVPPSDNKFAALHGAIWSGGSFVYVPEDTTVDMPVQAYFRMNSDGMGQFEHTLIIAEENSEVHYIEGCSAPKYSEFNLHSGGVEVFVKENAHVQYSTVQNWSKNTYNLNTKRAICEADGTMEWVSGSMGSKATMLYPSTVLKGPGATDNHITIAFAGEGQDIDTGAKVYHNAPETKSTIESKSISKDGGRTNYRGLVHIADGAEDSSTSVECDALMFDNESTSDTMPYMEIQESKVDVAHEATVGKIGDEDVFYLQSRGLDDDDAKQMIVAGFIEPITEELPIEYAVELNRLIELEMEGSLG
- a CDS encoding GNAT family N-acetyltransferase, whose amino-acid sequence is MEIREAVLSDRPAIRDVARRSLEASYSLGPKAITSAIEEWYDEARINEILSEESNRLLLVGEQDGQVVGLSESVLSGDSIGTILWLHVDPAYRGEGVGSALFDETHGELHDCGAETLQGRVLADNVEGNSFYEDRGFERAGTGEVDIAGRTYVENLYTDADELGRERITDDGRTVYVDHNNHESGSMAPFHVVHVTEEGSDRYGYYCSNCETLANAMDSMGRIECSSCGNVRKPMRWDAAYL
- a CDS encoding ABC transporter ATP-binding protein; translation: MAKLEINNLHAEVAEEDGETILRGVDLEVESGEIHALMGPNGSGKSTTAKIIAGHPAYEVTDGEVLIHLEEDEFGDEEIPEDLRTWNLLDLEPNERAALGIFLGFQYPAEIEGVTMVNFLRTALNAKLEEREELFEDDEEEEAETEGGDTNEDAAGYDTSPMEGNVEEGEIGVAEFQEILQEKMEQLDMDEKFASRYLNAGFSGGEKKQNEVLQAAILEPSVAVLDEIDSGLDIDRLQDVSNGINALRDEQGAGILQITHYQRILDYVEPDHVHVMLDGQIATSGGAELAEKLEDEGYDWVREEAYEAA